From the Sebastes umbrosus isolate fSebUmb1 chromosome 23, fSebUmb1.pri, whole genome shotgun sequence genome, the window gatatacagtatgttaaatgTAGTTGTGTTTTCGGTGTCACATCATTCATTGcttctctgtttctgttcaGGACTGCTCGCATATAGATGAACACGGTATTGCAGCTGCCCTCCTTCCACTGGTCACGGCCTTCTGCAGAGTAAGTTCATATCCAGCATCACCAAAGTCATCCCACATTGCCCAAATTCAGCCTTAACCACAGCAAAGAACTCATTAAGCCATTAAAAACCCAGTGTTCCCTCGTCGTGGTGAGGGGATTTTGGGGTTGGTTGGATGTTTTTGTCTGAACATGAGTGCTCCAGTTCTTGTCTCCCTCATAAACATCTGTTTTGTCTGACAGAAAATGGGCGCAGGCATCACTCAGTTTGCCTACAGCTGCGTACAGGAGCACATGGTGTGGACCACCATGCAGTTCTGGGAGGCCATGTTCTACAGCGACGTTCAGAACCACATCAGAGCTCTGTACCTGGAGACGGAGGAGGGGGAGCAGCACAACAACTATGTGAGCATCTCTGTCACACTCAGAGTGAACATGATGAATGATGGTCCTCGGTGCATCTGTCACCGCAGCTAGTAGTCTAATGAGTCAGTGTCCCAGCCTGCTGAGCCGTTTGAGATGATTAATCACTAACGATCTCCTCCTCCTGATTGGTTCTCAGGAGCAGCACGACGGGGCAGGCGACGGGAGGGAGATCAGCGCCCTGGAGCTGGCGTCCGAGCAGAGCCGGCTGTGGCCGACGCTCAGCAAGGAGTCGCAGACGGAGCGCGTGCAGAAGGAGGAGAGCACGGTGTTCAGCCAGGCAATCCACTACGCCAACAGGATGAGCTACTTGCTGCTGCCGCTGGACACCAGCAAGAACCGTCTGCTGAGGAGCTCCGGCCTCGGAGACGTGGAGAGCGTCAGCAACAGCTACGTCACTAACAGGTACGCACAAAGGAATCAAGGATCTTTGTTTTCTGCTGTAGCGCTTCTCTAAAGCTGGTTGTGTAGATATAGAAACGTAAATGTTCACAGCCGTTGTTCTTTGTCTCATAGTATTGCAGGCAGCATGGCGGAGAGCTACGACACAGAGAGCGGCTTCGAAGACGCAGAGAGCTCCGACGTGGCGAACTCCGTGGTGCGCTTCATCAACCGCTTCGTAGACAAAGTGTGTAATGAGAGCGGCGTCACCAACGAGCACCTGAAGGCTCTCCACACCATGATACCAGGTACGGAGGCGACCAAGACGACCATCACTGATCTCTCTTTGTTACAACTTCACACCAAAACTTCATGGCAAAAATCTGCATCTCCATCTTTGTCTTTCTGCGCAGATATCGTTCAGATGCACATCGAGACGTTAGACGCAGTCCACAGGGAGAGTAAGAGACTGCCTCCGATCCAAAAGGTAACCAATTCCTATTTTTACGTCCCCCTGGACAAAGGCCACGCAGACCCCCAGCCAGCCCCGCCCACTCCCCTCTCCACCAATCCCTACAGCTCAGACTCACAGTGTCACAGCAGGTACGTCTGTCCGCACAGAGACAGAACCGTGTGACTCACAGCACGCCTTGAGCAGTGCATGCTGGGTGATTGCTCTCCCTTGTTGTGGTCTCTGTGAGGCTCGGTGGAGCTCAGCCTGGCTGCTGCAGCTCCCCGAGGCCCTGCACAGCTGAGTGCCTTCAGTCTGAAGGGTGCTGTTGTTATGCTGTGGTCAGACCAAGAGAGAAGCAAATTTTTTGCACGgcgcgattacatacaaagtcgaTGCAAAGAGGCGAATTCGGACCAGGTGACACAAACTCGTCATTCGCATGACGTGTCGTTAAAGcctatcagcgttgagatttTCCTCCTGTtgtcactgacgtcctgacgtgTAAAAACAGGAATgtcgatccaaactccattcagaaaaatgcaatttaaaagCTGCTTGATTGTCGTCTTGCGACTTTTTACTAATCGGCATCatgatgtagttatttcggGATCCTTTTGATCCACTttcaacaacgtcgctgccgtatttatgcctagatgacgttacgttgagtgttgatggagaagctgcatagcctggtactgatccatccaaactccattcagaaaacaagcattttaaaagttgtttgcttgtcgtatGGCGGATAGACCTGACTGAGCATGAACTCAGAATTTTTACAAATCGGCATTTTTATGTAGTCatttcggcatccttttgatcccttttattgcaattaaatctgtttattttgggttcataacACAGTAGCGAcatgtggcttgctagatacagtcagtgcaacagtgctgtatgtgaatacaactcgccgccgggtgatgttatgaatcCAGACACAACGGCGTTTTGGTTTTcagacatatctgggacttcaacaacatgtacaaagcagcaacagtggttactTCTTCTATGGTTGATGGCGGAAAGAAACGTTGTtagtatctatggagacaagctcctttTCCTCTATGGCGCGTCTAgagcaaataaacacaaaaatttGCATCGCTCTCTGTCTGAACACGGCAGTAGTCCTGCGTGCAGTGTGTCGGAGAGGGACGGCGGCTGCACTGAGCTTAACGTGACATGTTTTGTCATTTCACTAAACACTTGAGAGTGGATCGTGTCtttcctccctgcctccctgctctcACAATGTCCTGTCACCAGGTTCTTTTCTAACATGCAAGCTCATGTCGTGAGCAGGCGGCATCAGTTCAGCGAGTGGATATGAGATTGTAGGctgagcagaaacacacaaaacatttgtGTTGCTACTTGCAGCTAAAGAGCTCTCAGCAGTTTAAATGCCTGCAAAGGAAACTCTGCCCTTTCTCTGCTGTGGGATTGCAGCTGGAGAGCGTGACATGTGTGGCATTAGGTGTTGCGTAACAGATTAGGAAACAGGTTCACAAAGTTGTAATTCATTTCCTATCAAGAGGTGGAGTTCCTTAGGAAGCTCTCCGGGCCTCACTGGggggacaggaagtgatgtaaaGGTCCAGAGGACAAAGCCAGCTGCATATTTCATACTGTTGGTATTCAGAAAAGGCTCAACAGCTTCTACTACAGAGGCCTCTTGGTCTGAAAATGAGTCCTGTAATAAAGATCTGGATCCTCAAAACAGtccttattattttattctttctgtgtatttatcttttattgttTGTAACATCCTCCCTGCCAAGATCCCAGCTATCCACATCATGTTGTGTCAGTCAGCCTCTCTGTCATTTTCTGCTCCAAAACCTCCCAAACAGTGCAGGTCATCGAGCCAGTAACCTCAGCATGGTTGTGTTGAACGCATGAGATTTTGATGAGTGGAGTGGTTGCTGTTTGGTCAtgaaatatacagtgtatgtaCTATAACAGTTGCAGCAGGTGCCACATTTAATTAGTGCAGCATGTTGCCGTTTCATGAATGAATAATGGTAACGAGTATCAGCATCGTGCAGTCGTGTTATCCTGCTGAGCCCAGATAACTAAACAGGGTTTCCCACTGGAACACCATGCAGTTTAGAGCagcttgtgaccccttaaagggatagtttggattgttttacttctccatagtcagtgtacagtagatggagtttggagaaacagagaggagcaaagcaatgtactgctgtggacgtaGGCAGCAGCTaaacggattttagacacctaaaagaatcaaaatcagtttaagtgtacgctttatttagaatattttcacagctttacctcgctgtcagacagccctttctgacggggaactgaagctggtATAtaactgtcttcaaagccaccagactccattgacaaaaacagtaatttgacctctcagaacacaggattAGCTGGTCTACCTCTGCATCGATCGGTTTAgtttatatgcatttattttatttatgcatttattaacTTGTGCACttatttttgataatttatttatttattaaatatttatttattattgcacttatttttttatttttgtttgtttgtgttattgtgtgactttgtttttttaagggtTAATTCGGATTCACTAAAGTCACTcaaaaatgcaaacaaacaaaaataataaaataagtgcaaaaataaataaataaaaaataaataaataaaaaataagtgcaaaaatgtataaatacaaaaataaaataaatgcatatataCATAACCGATCGATAGCCGTTATATCCATCTATACTcccgccaaagccaccagactccattaacaaaaacagtcattttttaactctcagaacacaggattTGCTGGTCTAGCGCCACCTCGATCGTTTCAGAGTATCATTTAGAGCCTTATCCTGCTAATGTTCTGTAAATCAGACTGGAAATATTTGACTAAAAACATCTTcatgaatattaaaatatcatcattaacctctcctcctgtctctgtgCAGCCCAAGCTGCTGAGGCCGACGCTGCTGCCCGGTGAGGAGCTGGTGATGGACGGCATGCGGGTCCACCTGATCCCCGACGGCCGCGAGGAGGCCACGGGGCTGATGGGAGGTCCGCCTCTGCTCCCCGCCGAGGGCGCCATCTTCCTCACCACCTACCGACTCATCTTCAAGGGCACGCCCAACGACCCGCTGGGTGAGAGAGGATACACACTCAACTGTGAAAGCTTCCATGAGAAGGTCTGTGGGTCCTCTAAACCCTGCTCTTTGTCTTCCTCCTGCAGTGGGTGAGCAGGTGGTGACTCGCTCGTTCCCCATCGCCTCTCTGACCAAGGAGAAGAGGATCTCAGTCACTATACCCATGGACCAGTTTGTCCAGGAGGGGCTCCAGCTACGCTCCTGCACCTTCCAGGTACTCTCACATTGTCAGCTCCTATCACAACCATCCAGTCCCTCTTACAGTACTCTTTCCTTTTACTGACTGTTCTGTGATTTCaccgcttctctctctctctctttctctctctgtctgtagctGATGAAGATTGCGTTCGACGAGGAGGTGGCGTCAGACCTGGCCGAGGTCTTCAGGAAGCACATGCACAAGCTGCGCTATCCTCAGCACGTCCAGGGCACCTTCGCCTTCACCGTGGGTCAGTGTGGGAAGATGGTGGTGGAGCACAAGACCAAGGACAAGAACCAGTCGCTCAAGTAAGGAACCATCCACGTAGAATTTatcaatatttgtattattactgtttttttctcctccatttttttgaatactttgtttttcaattaacagttattatatgtacatattactttattttagttttatttatttatatttcttttttattattattattattattattattattagtagtagtagtagtagtatttatttattttaaattatattatatatgtatatattttattattatttttttatttaatattatatttttattatttctattataaCCATTTTTCTCCTCACttttttgaatactttgtttttcaatttacactTACTGTCTGTAATTATATGTAcgtattactttattttattttaatttatttatatttctttattattattattattattatttatgtattatatatgtatatatttttatttttttgaaatctttgtatttaatatctttttattatttgtattattatcattttttctactgtgtttttttgactactttgtttttcaatttacactTACTATCTGTTATAATATGTATGTACACATTACTTTATGGTTTAGGTGTGTTAAGAGTAATCTTCTAGTAACGTTATGATGCCTCAAATGTGAGTTTCTTGatgaaaataatatattgaTGAAAACCGTGGCCGAGCCACGATGTGACTTTATGTTTTTATCTCGTACCTTTTAGTTTCCTCTTTATTCAAAGTCTCAGCAACCAACCCCcccgaccacacacacacacacacacacacacacacacacattcttctcCGTAGAGTGAAAGGAGCATGGGAAAAGCCTCTGAATAATTCATCAGTGGAAAATGTGGCAGCCGTTTTATCGGCCCTGTTGTTTCCATCTCTGCactgttttgtgtctgtgtgctaaAAAACCTCCATTCAGACACATGAATCCAGAGTGTGGCGGTGCGGCATGCTAAACCAGCGACACACCACTGAATTCATGGCCGTCCATTATGCACTGAGAAGGACATCGAGTCAAATCAGCTCATTGTCGGCTGCTAAAAGACCCAACAGGAAGTGGATTCCGAGTTTGAATGGGATAGAATCAGCACAATGATAGTATTTTTAaaactctctccctcctcgtCTTTGTCAGGACGCTTTCCAAAAACCTGGTGAAGACTGCCAAGAGGACCATCGGCCGGCAGTACGTGACCAGGAAGAAGTATTCCCCTCCCACCTGGGAGAACCGGAGCAGCTTCCAGTCGGAGCTGGATGAGGATGAAATCTCAGGTAAGGACATTTCATTTAGCTCGCCTGTAGAGAACCATGTTAGGTGGTGAAATGTCTTTAATGTCTTTGTCCTGTGTGCCTCCACAGTTTCAGAGGAAGTAGAGCAGAGTTCCCTCACCCTCTCCTCCACCATGCGCTCATCCGACAGACAGACCATGAGCAACGTCGTGGAGCGCGCCTGTTGCCGCGACTACCAGCGCCTGGGCCTGGGCACGCTCAGCAACAGCCTGACGCGCTCTAAAAACGAGCCCTTCAGGATTTCCACCGTCAACCGCATGTACACCGTCTGCAGGAGGTGAGAGCCCCCGCCGGAAGACGACACGCAGAGACACAAGGGGTTATCTCTTCATCAGTGCTtaatcaatgtgtgtgtgtgtgtgtgtgtgtcacagctaCCCCGGCCTGCTGATTGTACCTCAGAGCATCCCGGACACGACTATCCAGAGAATCTGCCGCTGCTACCGGCAGAATCGCTTCCCCGTGGTTTGCTGGAGGAATTCACGAACCAAGGCCGTCCTGCTGCGATCTGCAGGCCTCCACGCGAAGGGGGTGGTGGGCTTCTTCAAGTCCCCCAACGCCCCGGCTTCAGGTAAAAAGAGTTCATTCCTCTTTGCATTTTGTATATGGTCTTAGATAtgatgtccatccccatgctctataatgtctcataagttgttgcagagagagagagagagagagagagagatgtaccTGAAACATTAAAGGTTCATTCATGTGTTTCCTTTTCCTGTGCAGTGCCCTCCCAGGCCGACTCCACCAGTCTGGAGCAGGAGAAGTACCTGCAGGCCATCATCAGCTCCATGCCTTCTTACAGCGAGAGCAGCGGCAGGAACACACTCAGCGGCTTCACCTCCACGCATATGAGCACCTCCGGTGGGTGgaccaacacacactgacacaacacacacacacacacacacacacacacacacacacacacacacacacacacacacacacacacactctgacatgacacacacactctgacatgacacataaacacactgacatgactgacatgacacacacacacactgacatgtcACTAGTAATGTCCAGGTCTggataagtatggaaaaaagaaaacagagtgtggaaaaaacatttctgtttccagACTGTTTCCCCGATTTTGTTTTCTAAATAGGAAAATTctgattttataaaaaaacaaattgatcTTACAAACAGCTGGGTGTTTTTCACGGCGTTTGGAGCAGCCAAAATGTTTGCCtctctgtgtgagagagcgcgGGCCCGAACGAGCTTAATGTCGTCGACAGCAAGGCTAGACGTATGACTGAACGCACACTCCTACGCAGAGCTGCCTCTACGCCTGTACGTCACAGCCGGGGCCGGCGCGTTCATATAGGCGAACTAGGCAGTTACTATGGCGGCACTTTGGCAGAACGCTGCCTGTCAGACTAGGCTGTTTTTGCTtaaatctgattggctcagtcaTCTTTGATTCAGTGCAGCGGTAACGTGCTTATACAAACTACGGAGATGTTGAATTTGGCTCCGGTCttgagctcgcttgagcggaggagttgcagcatttatttaccgacaaataaactgtacacacaccgtctgctacagctacgttcacagctagaacaacACCGAcaaaccccacactcaccgccgccacataCACAACcggtctgtcggaaactcgctaaagtttcACCGCGCTAACAGTATgaccgtatgtgtgtggctACGGGGAGCACGCATCCTCCAGCAGCACTACAGCTGCTAACGTAccgttaacggttaataatcagttTACTAGGGTCGGTTATCATATGGTGTAAAAAATCTACCCAGAAGACTGTTGGTAGATTTGTTGGAACGCTATGTCTTACTGTCTCTGGGACCGTGGCGTCAACAGACTCCTCAGACAAGTTGAGGCAGCCCAAGATCGGCGCTCTGATGAAGCAGGTGATGGGCACCAAGGAGGACGTTCCTGGAACCTTCAGCAGAGGAGGTGAGACGCCTCCGTGTGTCCTCCTGTAGTGTCTCTGTTAGTTTCAGTCTGTTGCAGCTCCTGgtttcaaaacaaaatgtgtgaacTGTGTTTCAAGTGTTAAATTTGTTACTGAAACTGGGACTGGACGAGGAGGAtgatgtgcgtgtgtgcgtgtgtgcgtgtgtgtatgtgagtgaaaCCATCCTCCATTGTGTGGCGTTGTTGGTTAACTGGCCTCCTCTGTCGTTTGACCTCAGCTCTGGGTCAAAGGGCGAAagtcatctccctctctcagcCCAAAGTGTCTGGCAAGGCCAGGAACACCCCTAGAGGTACAGTAGGCCacgccccccctcccctcctgtcTAACCAATCCCATCTGTTTAACCGTAGCGTCCGTGTGTCTGCCGCGGTTCCTCCCGTCTCTGAGGACTAACGGTGTGTTGTTAGTGCATGCTGCCGCTGCAGCTCTGCTGTCTGACGTCCTgtctgttgtttcctgtttgattcTTCTCTCTGTTGAATGTCAGCAGCAATCTGAGTCGACTCTGTTTCGGCCTAACGTAGCGGTCACAGAGCTAGATGTGACCGGGCTGGGTACTTCTCTCAATCCTTTCTGCCTTGTTTACCAGCATGGCTGTCAGTCGCTGTGGacatcgcacacacacacacacacacacacacatcagtgtgTTTTAAAGGATCACTCCGATCTTTTAATGGCTCTTTCTAACATAGGAATGACCGCCACATGACCTTTGATGATTGTGTTCTCATGTCGGGGTTCCTTTGAAGACtctactttgtgtgtgtttgtggcaggTAAATGGGGGAGTATCCGGGGCAGCGGGCGTCTAAGTGCCTACAACCCAGATGTGGGGACGCGCCTGGCGAAAGATTCTCCGCAGTCCAATGGGGGGCCGAGCGAGGCGCTGTTTCTCCGCCAGCAGAAGGCCTACCTCTACATCATCGGAGACAAGGCCCAGCTCAAGGTAACCACAGTCAACGCCTCGTTTCCACAAAGCACTTTGTACGTATGCCAGTACGTATGCCTGGTTGGGAGTTCCCAGTGTTAACTTAGACGGTGTTGTTGCGTCCAGGGAGGGAAGCAGGATTCGTTCCAGCAGTGGGAGGTGGTTCCCATCGAGGTGTGCGACGTGCGGCAGGTGAAGAACAGCTTCAAGAAGCTGATGAAGGCCTGCGTGCCGAGCACCTCCACCACGGACCCCAACATGAGCTTCCTGCGCTGCCTGGAGGACTCTGAGTGGATGGCTCTGGTTAGTGCTCCCTGCTGTAGCACATTTACTGCGACCCCTGAGTGTTGTTCTTActgaccctgtgtgtgtgtgtgtgtgtgtgtgtgtgtgtgtgtgcagctccaCAGGGTGCTGCAGGTGTCCGTGCTGGTGGTGGAGCTCCTGGATACGGGCTCATCAGTCATGGTCAGCCTGGAGGACGGCTGGGACGTCACCACGCAGGTCTGACCGACACCCAGAAACGTTAACTCCTGATTCTCAGCGCGAGGCTCAGTGTGACAcgatgctgctgtgtgtgtgtgtgcaggtggtgTCCCTGGTGCAGCTGCTGTCCGATCCGTACTACCGAACCTTCGATGGCTTCCGGCTGCTGGTGGAGAAGGAGTGGCTGTCGTTCGGCCACCGATTCAGCCACCGCGGAGCGCAGACGCTGGGCAGCCAGAGCAGCGGCTTCACCCCTGTCTTCCTGCAGTTCCTCGACTGCGTCCACCAGGTGAGTAAACCTGAGGTTTCTGCCTTTATTCACAGCAGAGatgctggagaggagctgaagagacgcatgttgctgacctctgggtTAGAGTCCAGAAGCAGtgtataatgatatatatatgtgttttccTCTTACTATATATAATTCTAATGctctgtgtgtttacctgtaCGTCTgactttatttcctgttttgccGATCCGTGACGTGGGTTATGCCCTCTTATCACACGCAGGAAGTGTGGTTTCATTTAGCTTCAGTGGCCCCCCGAGTCGTGACCCCGCTGTCTGTGACACTTGTAGATATTCTGCTGTCCCCCCACCCCCTCGGCACACCAGGAGGACCGTGTTGTGGTTGTTTCCGTTCTCTGTTCAGCCTCTGTGCTGTATGAAAATAGCGCAGAATTAGCGGATAGTCTGATTTTTAAGCGCTTAAACTGTAACCCTGACCTGTGTTTCCTCCCCACCCTCAGATCCACCTCCAGTTCCCCATGGAGTTTGAGTTCAGTCAGTACTACCTGAAGTTCTTGGCCTACCACTATGTGTCCAACCGCTTCCGAACCTTCCTGCTCGACTCCGACTACGAACGCATCGAGCTGGGTAAGAACATTTCTCTGACATTCTGTCATTTATTTCGAGTAACTGTATCGCTGCTCCATCTTCAGTCGTAGATAGAGAGTCTGTGTTCCTGATGAaccttttatgtgtgtgtgtgtgtgtgtgtgtgtttgtgtctgtgcagGAGTGCTGTacgaggagaaaggagagaggaaaagccCTCAGGTGTGTAAGTCTGTGTGGGACTACATCGACAGACTGAACAAGAAAACACCCGTCTTCTACAACTACATGTTCTCTCCTGAAGACGAGGAGGTGAGACCGCTGCACCCGACAAGAAGCTCCTAAATATTTAATACAACTCAGTTTATTCAAAGAAGCATTGAAATCAAGTTAGTTAAAGTGAgtattgtgtgtgcgtgtgtgtgttccaggttCTGCGGCCGTACACCTTCAACTCCAACCTGAAGGTGTGGGACTTCTACATGGAGGAGACCCTGTCGGAGGGTCCGTCCTACGACTGGGAGCTGAGAGGCCggcaggagcgcgtggcggagGAGACGCTGGACAAACCCGACAGCGGCCCCAAGTCTCAGCGGCGCATCGTGTGGCCGTGCTACGACAGCCTGAGCAAGGCGGTACCCGACGCCATCACCAAGCTGCTGCAGGACCTGCAGAGTCTGGAGGCGGAGCTGGGCCAGACGTCGGAGAAGTGGAAGGACACTTGGGACAAAATCAAGACCGTGCAGAGAACCGAGGCCAAACTGGAAAGCAAGGTGAGACCTATGGTTTCATTTTTTGGatctctttgtattttttatagcTGATAAACTGCACAGTTAATAATGaattggtactgatggattcattaggtttttttagtttccagTATTATTCACTCTAGTTAATATAAGCTAATAACACATTAATCAAATCATGTCACATTTGTTGAAGATGAATGGTGGGAGATGTTTTCCACTGACATCTTGTGGTGAAAAAGCAGAATGCAGTTGAGAACTTAAAGGACCACACGGtggtgtttgcatgttttaacATCACGGACCATTTTAAATTATACTAAAGGTTTTAGATTTCTACTTCCTACTTCCCAGCAAGCCGTTGATTTGTTTTCAATATGTAAATCAACTTGAGATGATCACATGTAGACCTTGGGTCTGCTGTAGTAGACTTATCACCTGACCCGTTCCCCGCGTCTCCTTCCTCCACAGCAGTCGTTCTCCAGCTCCTTGCTGATGTCGTCCAACCTGAGCCACCAGCGGCGCTCTCAGGGCGTCTACCTGCAGGAGACCGGCGTGGGATCCTCCATCAACCTGGCTATGGACTGCGAGGCCAGCGCCACCTCCACCCCCGTCGCCGGTCGGCCCAGCACCAGCACGCTCTACAGCCAGTTCCAGAGCACGGAGAGCGAGAACAggtctgtacacacacatacatagttTGTAtaatctgctgctctgctgagctgatggtagacttgtccatgtttgtgattggtcataaaCTGCAAACACCTCCCGTTTTATGTGAACTCGCTCGTAGCCAGACTGGGAAACCCTGGCGGTgatttactttacttgagttgatgaccagcgtcgtaggacggTTTAGCGTGATCTCGGTgtttagggttagttaagccagataacgagaagacaGGTATGGATAAGGagggtatgttgaactggcttcgcTTTGTCAAACATctgttcatgtttgttttgacCTTCTCCCATCAGGAGTTTTGAAGGCATCCTGTATAAGAAAGGGGCGTTGTTGAAACCATGGAGACCACGGTGGTTTGTGCTGGACAAGACCAAACATCAGGTGAGATGGAGGGCTGACTGGATTCAATGTTAAAGCCCATACATTCTTTGAAAATTCAAAAGGATTCACCTTCTTAGTGTTTTTAACAATCCATCCCCGTCTCCAGCTGAGATACTACGAGACCCGGCAGGACAAGGAGTGCAAAGGGATGATCGAGCTGGGCGAGGTGGAGTCCATCATTCCAGGAACGCCTACCATGGGAGCGCCGAAGAACATCGAGGAGAAAGCCTTTTTTGATGTGAGTTCACCTTCACTTCAC encodes:
- the sbf1 gene encoding myotubularin-related protein 5 isoform X2; the protein is MARLADYYLVVGYDIDKRVEGEGQGRILQRFPEKDWEDSPFPQGIELFCQPSGWQLVPERQPASFFVAVLTDINSERHYCACFTFWEGLDNPHLQKAEASEADEADEDLALVQPAQVFAPKSLVLVSRLDYTEVFRNCLGLIYTVHVDGLTVPLETVVGNLLTCVIPIAGGSQTDESPVCSLDKVPQALACDWLLACLQRTITLGAGDRQVIQTPIDDALPVSGSTVAQLFRQLGIVNVLYLFCAALTEHKILFLSSSYQRLTDACRGLLAIMFPLKYSFTYVPILPGKLLEVLSTPTPFIIGVNSFFRSETQELVSSAALDVIIADLDGGTVTIPECVHISLLPEPLLQQIQTALSMVLDPELEMADRAFPPLSTQPAALKIQDKEIRGIFLWLFARLFYGYRWCLHIIRIHPEPVIRFHKAAFLGQRSLTEEDFLMKVLDGMAFAGFVSERGPPYRATDLFDDLVANHGERIRQEETCPHKVMNHVKELAEQLFKNENPYPAVAMHKVQRPSENSQNSAQNQTPFPALDDVAVQLFIDHAAAKLKTAPPVVKAEVKRMVPSGPPLGDTVDRNGHVMANSARRLEVVRNCITYIFENKMLEAKKLMPAVLRALKGRAARICLTQELNQHVLQNRAVLDDQQFDYIVRMMNCTLQDCSHIDEHGIAAALLPLVTAFCRKMGAGITQFAYSCVQEHMVWTTMQFWEAMFYSDVQNHIRALYLETEEGEQHNNYEQHDGAGDGREISALELASEQSRLWPTLSKESQTERVQKEESTVFSQAIHYANRMSYLLLPLDTSKNRLLRSSGLGDVESVSNSYVTNSIAGSMAESYDTESGFEDAESSDVANSVVRFINRFVDKVCNESGVTNEHLKALHTMIPDIVQMHIETLDAVHRESKRLPPIQKPKLLRPTLLPGEELVMDGMRVHLIPDGREEATGLMGGPPLLPAEGAIFLTTYRLIFKGTPNDPLVGEQVVTRSFPIASLTKEKRISVTIPMDQFVQEGLQLRSCTFQLMKIAFDEEVASDLAEVFRKHMHKLRYPQHVQGTFAFTVGQCGKMVVEHKTKDKNQSLKTLSKNLVKTAKRTIGRQYVTRKKYSPPTWENRSSFQSELDEDEISVSEEVEQSSLTLSSTMRSSDRQTMSNVVERACCRDYQRLGLGTLSNSLTRSKNEPFRISTVNRMYTVCRSYPGLLIVPQSIPDTTIQRICRCYRQNRFPVVCWRNSRTKAVLLRSAGLHAKGVVGFFKSPNAPASVPSQADSTSLEQEKYLQAIISSMPSYSESSGRNTLSGFTSTHMSTSDSSDKLRQPKIGALMKQVMGTKEDVPGTFSRGALGQRAKVISLSQPKVSGKARNTPRGKWGSIRGSGRLSAYNPDVGTRLAKDSPQSNGGPSEALFLRQQKAYLYIIGDKAQLKGGKQDSFQQWEVVPIEVCDVRQVKNSFKKLMKACVPSTSTTDPNMSFLRCLEDSEWMALLHRVLQVSVLVVELLDTGSSVMVSLEDGWDVTTQVVSLVQLLSDPYYRTFDGFRLLVEKEWLSFGHRFSHRGAQTLGSQSSGFTPVFLQFLDCVHQIHLQFPMEFEFSQYYLKFLAYHYVSNRFRTFLLDSDYERIELGVLYEEKGERKSPQVCKSVWDYIDRLNKKTPVFYNYMFSPEDEEVLRPYTFNSNLKVWDFYMEETLSEGPSYDWELRGRQERVAEETLDKPDSGPKSQRRIVWPCYDSLSKAVPDAITKLLQDLQSLEAELGQTSEKWKDTWDKIKTVQRTEAKLESKQSFSSSLLMSSNLSHQRRSQGVYLQETGVGSSINLAMDCEASATSTPVAGRPSTSTLYSQFQSTESENRSFEGILYKKGALLKPWRPRWFVLDKTKHQLRYYETRQDKECKGMIELGEVESIIPGTPTMGAPKNIEEKAFFDLKTTKRVYNFCAQDSQNAQLWMDSVQNCLSDA